One Actinoplanes missouriensis 431 DNA segment encodes these proteins:
- a CDS encoding VWA domain-containing protein, whose protein sequence is MRWRPAALALGLVVATATACTAEEPEPITLRVLASSELADMTPILADLRRETGIDLVMDYQGTVAANRALDPVKYRHDLAWLSDDRYLKLTLDAAGYHGPMPLSTKIMGSPVAIGVKPAVAARLGDPTWADIADEAATGALTFAMADPEQAASGLAALIGVATAATGEGRALRPEDVTCDRLGGFFSGQTLTAPTTAALADTFVAAPADVLISYESVLLSLNASGRLAEPLEIRYPRDGIVLSEYPLMLLRPEHRAAYDRAVTWLTSDATQQKIMRQTLRRPMNPAVTRDPRLTAPIGNSLYFPDRQDVIDRLLANYRAEPGRPGHVIFVLDFSGSMKGERMNRLRSVFNGLSGVDRTPSGKFTRFHRGEKITLIRFGEGVLGERTFTVDGDDDVRAMRAFLAAEEYDERTAVWSALEHAYQKARAEPDRPTSIVLMTDGESNAGIGLAAFLSKHRALPGPVRAVPAYMIGVGEADGSALRTAAEATGGRAAAATTDSLADAFKDVRGCG, encoded by the coding sequence ATGAGGTGGCGCCCGGCCGCTCTCGCGCTCGGGCTGGTCGTCGCCACCGCGACCGCCTGCACGGCGGAGGAACCGGAACCGATCACCCTGAGGGTGCTCGCCAGCTCGGAACTCGCCGACATGACGCCGATCCTCGCCGACCTGCGCCGGGAGACCGGCATCGACCTGGTCATGGACTATCAGGGCACGGTCGCGGCGAACAGGGCCCTCGACCCGGTGAAATACCGGCACGACCTGGCCTGGCTCTCCGATGACCGGTACCTCAAGCTGACCCTGGACGCCGCCGGATACCACGGCCCGATGCCGCTCTCCACCAAGATCATGGGCTCGCCGGTGGCGATCGGTGTGAAACCGGCGGTCGCCGCCCGGCTCGGCGATCCGACCTGGGCGGACATCGCCGACGAGGCAGCGACGGGCGCGCTCACCTTCGCGATGGCGGATCCGGAACAGGCCGCCAGCGGGCTCGCCGCCCTGATCGGCGTCGCGACGGCGGCCACGGGGGAGGGGCGCGCGCTCCGGCCCGAGGACGTGACATGCGACCGGCTCGGCGGATTCTTCAGCGGGCAGACCCTCACCGCGCCGACCACCGCCGCGCTCGCCGACACCTTCGTCGCCGCGCCGGCCGATGTCCTCATCTCGTACGAGTCGGTGCTCCTCTCCCTCAACGCCAGCGGACGGCTCGCCGAACCCCTGGAGATCCGCTACCCCCGGGACGGGATCGTCCTCTCCGAATATCCGCTGATGCTGCTGCGTCCCGAGCACCGCGCCGCATACGACCGGGCGGTCACCTGGCTGACCAGCGACGCCACGCAGCAGAAGATCATGCGGCAGACCCTGCGCCGCCCGATGAACCCCGCCGTGACCCGTGACCCGCGGCTGACCGCGCCGATCGGCAACTCGCTGTACTTCCCGGACCGGCAGGACGTCATCGACCGGCTGCTGGCGAACTATCGCGCCGAACCCGGCCGGCCCGGACACGTCATCTTCGTCCTCGATTTCTCCGGATCCATGAAGGGGGAACGCATGAACCGGCTCCGGTCGGTCTTCAACGGCCTCAGCGGTGTCGACCGGACCCCGTCCGGCAAGTTCACCCGTTTCCATCGGGGCGAGAAGATCACGCTGATCCGTTTCGGTGAGGGCGTCCTCGGCGAACGCACGTTCACCGTCGACGGCGACGACGACGTCCGGGCCATGCGGGCGTTCCTCGCGGCGGAGGAGTACGACGAGCGGACCGCGGTGTGGTCGGCACTGGAGCACGCCTATCAGAAGGCGCGGGCCGAACCGGATCGCCCGACGTCGATCGTGCTGATGACCGACGGCGAGAGCAACGCCGGCATCGGTCTCGCCGCCTTCCTGTCGAAGCACCGAGCCCTGCCCGGACCGGTGCGCGCCGTTCCCGCGTACATGATCGGTGTGGGCGAGGCGGACGGCAGCGCCCTGCGCACCGCCGCGGAAGCGACCGGAGGGCGCGCCGCGGCGGCGACCACCGACTCGCTC